The sequence TTACAGCAACGCAACAGAGCAGCACAATGAAACCAGAACGAGACTGAGAGCAATGGACTCTAACAGTAAGTGCCTCTTGACAAGCAAACTGTAACCAGATTGATACCTTATTCATTCTCACTGtcactgtctctctgtctctctttcaaGTTCAAGTTCCAGTTCAAatactttattggcatgacaagttgAAGTATTGCCAAAGACACAATGTGTTAGAGAACACAAAATAACAGACATTAAATAAACAGTggtatttgtgtgtgtctctggctcTTTGGCAGGACACTACAAACTCTGCAGCTGTtactgctccctctctcctctcccccagaaagacctgcagtttatctctctctctcatgtataGTACAGAAAATTCTActggaatatatatataggtttgtgtatatttcATTCTGTTCTGCAGAAAATCAGTTGCTGCATGTCCTCTAAGAGTATTGCTGCAACAGCAATTTTATTCCACCGGGTGTCGCTGTGTGTTATGCATGAATCCTATTTAAAGCATTTCAACTTATAGCATTgatttgtgttttctgtgcttttaACTGTGCAACTGAACTAACACAGCTATCATATGTTTATACCTCTCAGTTTCATCTTGTAGGGAAGCTGTAATCAACGTTTCAAATTCGTTGAGTGACTCTGGTGAGTAATAATTTCCTAGCCGAACCAATTccagaaaaataaatcatgatGTAGTGCAGTGTTccttttgtgtgtatgttgcaaTAACTCCTGTATGTTCCACAGGCTTGCAGAACGCTACAGAGGTATATAAGATGTACATAAGAGACTTCTGTTCCAAGAAAGCCCATGAAAAAGGTAAGATCAGGGAACTGAACCCCTTGTCCTGTTTTTGAGCCAGAATTGTATTAAACTGTCCTGAGACCCCAGCTCTCCTTCAGAAGACTTCTTTACAGCAGATCACAGTTTACTGTCTCATCTGAAACGCTGTTGCCCCAGTGGTGTAGCTGAGCTGGAACACGCATAATAGCCAAGCcaagtcacatgactcccatctcccACACACCTGTCTGATTCACTCatcagtcctcttgatgcaatggaaagagcattaggaacttcttctattaccaactgcttctttaagaaggctgaaaatACCGACAAAGACTGAATACGACTGTGGACACGAACACAAAtgaagccactgacacacacacacagacaagtaacgtaaagcattctgacaaggtgGAGAAAGACACTTACTAAATACTTTTAGAAATGAGATAAATGCATCACCTATTGTATGTGCtgctagaagttcagtatacctatagaaaaaaattgtaaaataacTTGTTTAAGAAAATTAAGTACTGTGTTGCCCCTATATTAACACCATGCTGGGGCACAATGGTTGAGCTGCAGCACAGAGGGAATAAAGAGCCCTCTACGGACTGGGTGTAACCTGGCTTAGCTTCTGAGACCTGACTAGTTCAGACTCCACCTTTGAATGGGCTGCTGATACAGCGATGGCCAGAAGTTTGCATCTccatatagaatgaactaatgttgcttcatgaaGCCGAagcaacattaaataaaatatctaagttaagttcatatagttgtttttttaaattatgtttcaatcctaaaatgatagatgatgcaaaacctttggccatagctgtagagtctGCATGGTGttgcatactgtatactgtaactaTATCGCACCTTTCTGTGTGCGCAGTAGACAGGGTTCAGAAACTCTCTAGTAGTCCAGTAGTTTAGTAGTAGttgtaatatatttttgtattattggcAGTCGATACCTGCTTCCCATGCCCTCTGGGCTGGAGGCGGACTGGGAGGAGCTGCTACATGTTTTCTGATCAGCAAAAAACCTGGACGGACTCCCAGTCGTTCTGTCAGTCGAAGCAATCAGCGCTGCTCATCATCAACAACGCAGAGGAACAGAAGGTAATCTCTGAACTGTCACCCTTTCAACGCTGCAGAGTCTGTGAACAACATCCTTCCATGAGTTCCATGGGCTCTCAACTCTGTCAAACAGAAAGGAAGTTGTGGTTCACTGTTTACATCACCAACGCTTGAGAACTGCGCGCCACAACAGGCTTTGAGATTCTGCTGTTCTTTGCAGAGGCACTATGCAGTAGGAGGGTATAATACACTAGAGagctttcctttttgtttttagagtGAATCGGGATCAATGCCTCAGTCCCATTCTAAATCATCTGATGAGCACAGAATTGATTTGAAAGCTTTGCTGATAACTGATAACTTGTGGTCCCCATTGCTTTGTTGATTTGGTTCTCTTGTCTTCCTGGTCATTTTCTATTGAGGTGGATACTGGTTAAACTGCTGCCTCAGGACACTGGCTTATGTCTCATAGTGGTGGAAACTTTAGCTGTTTTGCACCTCGACCATGGAGTTTGTTAACTAGTTGCAGTTGTGCATTTTATCCACTCGAAAGGTTACCTTGTAATCTCAAAGCGCCCCATAGTTATCACAGTATACAATAAAATAAGGTTTACTTGGACTTTCACAGCATTCGTTCAGAAATAACGTTCTTTTTCTGTATGTTTCCAGGACATAATTAGTAAGAGGAGTTCATCTCAGAGCTACTGGATTGGACTCAGTGACAGGGTCAAGGAAGGTGACTTCAGATGGGTGGACAACACAAGCTTCAAGACCACAGAGCAGTAAGTCAGAAGAGAGAAAAATCATAACTCTTACTTCATAGGAAAACAATGCCTGATGCTCTGTGGGGCGATTCAAACTTCAAACACTTACCCTTAGGGTTGAATTTTAATTATGGCGCTACTACCcttacaacaaataaaataaactatgatAACCGTGGTGAATTATAGTCTGCTAATATTGCATAAAATACcagttatctttatcacagttgttTATTCTGACATTTgccactttttaaaagc is a genomic window of Acipenser ruthenus chromosome 34, fAciRut3.2 maternal haplotype, whole genome shotgun sequence containing:
- the LOC117402028 gene encoding CD209 antigen-like protein E; translation: MADEIGRMSPDVQSCSTGYRPVLASEDPAQSRPSRCLSWTLLLLLVVDVCLLISALVYLSGLPGEQLNLKKQISDLTNTAEASYSNATEQHNETRTRLRAMDSNISSCREAVINVSNSLSDSGLQNATEVYKMYIRDFCSKKAHEKVDTCFPCPLGWRRTGRSCYMFSDQQKTWTDSQSFCQSKQSALLIINNAEEQKDIISKRSSSQSYWIGLSDRVKEGDFRWVDNTSFKTTEQFWAEQQPDDWHSNEDCIHLRNDGLWNDASCDIQSYFICEKETRMIFF